GATAAAAGAGGTCTTCCAGCGTTATGTTCTGTTGTTGAAATCTCTCCTAGCATCCAGTAGAGAGGGTGATAAGGAGGTTCAATGGTGACATGGGTTAACTTCTCTGCTAATTCGCTATAGGTTATTAGCTGTCTTTTCCTTGCTCTATCCCTTAGAATATTTCTTATTTCTAGAACGGTCTGGTTCCATGTTTCTCTATCTATACCAAAAGGCTCATGATTACTCATTTGTCTCACCCTATTATATTTAGCATTTCATATAGAAAATTTTAAAACAAAATTTAATGTGTGATAAGGGGGGGAATATGACGTAGCTATCTACTCAGAGTAGAGAGTAATAATTAGTCTAAAATAAGAGGTCAGTTCTTACATTTTTCAATACGGTCGCCTATATCATCTCGAAGTTTCAGTACCCAAAAAATTCGGTGTAAGTTCCTTGTATGCAAATAACACCTGAAGAATTACCATGAATCAATGATGGGTTTTCCCCTAAGCCTGAATTACAACTTTATGGTTACTTCCATAATGCCCATTCCTTGAATCAGCTTTTAACTACCAATATTTCATCCCAGTTTGTAGTGTATCTGGGGGAGAGCTTTGCCCTCCTCATTCGCCATTCTTGCTCTATCCCTGATGAGCCATATCTGATTGTATTAGAACCCCATTTGTCATTAAGCCTATCAACTGCTCTCATTAAGGACTTGTCCCTCTCTACATCTCTGGGATGCTCATATAAATTAAGCTGTATCTGGTCTTCTGGGACTATATCTGTCACCATGACCCCTGCTCGACTATACTTATATCCTTCCCTAAATATCCTATCCAAGCATTGTAGGGCATATTTAATCAATAAAGGTGTGTAAGCTGATGGTTCGGGTAGGGAACATCCTGCCAGATTCCCATAATAAGGTTCATCAGTTTTAAATCTATTGGTTTCAATAAACACACTTATATGAAATGCTACAGACCTCTGTTCCCTTAACTTCTCAGTAGCTCTTGTTGTATGAGTACTAATAGACTCTCTTAACTCATTTAAGCTAGTTACCGGTCTGCCAAAACCCCTAGACCGGATAATCTGTTTCTTAGGCTCATTTAAATCATCCAGTTCAATACATGATATACCTCGGAGTTCTAATTGAGTCCTGTGTCCCACAATGGTCATATACTTTTTAACCCAATTCTCAGGGGCATTCTTTAAGTCTAATGCTGTGAATACCCCATTCCTATTAAGCAATTTGGCATATTGTCTTCCTACACCCCAGATATCTTCTACATTGACACTGGCCAGGAAATCATCTGTTCTGGGGTGATTGGTAATATCAAAAACGCCAGAGCACATAGGGTTTTTCTTAGCCAGTTTGTTAGCGATTTTGGAAAGGGTTTTTGTGGGGCCTATACCAATACTTATAGGTATACCAGTCCATCTATAGACTGTTGATTTTATTTCCTTTGCATATTCTGTAAGATTTAGATTAGAGAAACCAGAGAGGTTTAAAAAGGCTTCATCAATGCTATAGAATTGTATATCTGGTGTGAACTGAGAAAGTATACTCATTACCCTCTGGGACATGTCCCCATAGAGGGAGTAATTACTGGATAAAACAGCTACATTATTATTTTTGAAAGTTTGTTCCCATAAAAATGCTGGTGCTCCCATCGGTATTCCAAGAGTCTTCGCTTCCTCACTTCTAGCAACCACACAACCATCGTTGTTTGATAATACAACTACTGGGCGTTTCCTCAGCTTCGGGTTGAAAACCCTCTCAACACTGCAATAGAAATTATTACAATCTACTAAAGCAAATATCATCATGGCATTTCACAAGGCAGGATGGAAAATATAAGTAACCTTGCCCCAAATCTCGAAATCTGCTTCACTGGATATTTCTATTGGTAAGTACTTTGGATTAGCTGATACCAGATACCACCTGTCAGCTTTCTTGACCAATCTCTTTACGGTAAAATCCCCGTTTAAAACAGCAAGGATGATATCATTAGTCTTGGCTTCAATTGCTCTATCTACTAATAGGAAGTCCCCATCATCAATTCTGGCCTCAACCATAGAATTACCCATTACCCGAACAAGGTAAGTTGCCTCTGGGTGTTTGACCAGCTTCTTATTCAGGTCAATACGTTCCTCGATATAATCATCAGCAGGTGAGGGGAACCCTGCTGGAGGACGTACTAAGAATAAGGGGAGATTTAGCTTGACCTCAGATTTTAGCCTATACATTTCTGTTACAGTCATATTGTTACCCTCCTCATACTGGTTTTATACACTCCTCTGAATCATTCTTGGGTGAGTTAACCAATGTAGAAACCTGATAGGCTTCCATTAAGTCAGATGGAAAAGGGGCCAGATATTCAGTCAGTGTATCGGTATCCTTAAACTTGGGGTCTAGCCACACATCTTCATCCTTCTTGTGCAAGATAACTGGCATTCTATTGTGGATAGGTTCCATTAACTCATTTGCCCTTGTGGTGATTATGGTGAAAGAAAGGATTTCTTCTCCCTCAGGACTTTTCCACTTTTCCCATAGACCAGCAAAAACGAATGGTTCCCTTGTTTTAAGTACAAACCGATATGGAATTCTATTCTTTTTGTCACCAGTCCACTCGTAAAAACCATCAGCCAGAACCAGACAGCGCCTATCCCTAAATGGTCTCTTAAAGGTGTTTTTTTCAGCAAGTGTTTCTGCTCTGGCATTAGTCATTTTATACCCAATCTTTATATCCTTGGCCCAGACGGGTATCAGTCCCCACCTCATCATTACCAGTTCCCTCTGGCCTTGATTTGATACTATGATAGGTGAATTCTGGGACGGTGCTATGTTGTATCTGGGTTGTAACAGAATATCATTAGGAAATATGAAACCATACCTGGATTGAAGGTCATCCTTATCTGTGCTGAGCGTAAATCGGTTACACAAGGTAGAGTCTCCTCATAATATGGGCAATAGCTCTAAACTCAATGGTTATTAGAAAAGTACTTTAATACCCCACGTATTCAAAGTCTAGCTAAATTTGGGGAGTTTAACAATATCATGTATTAGGTAGATCATTGAGGAATATAAGAGAATTGGCATCCCCAAAGTTGCTTCTTCTGGCCTGTATATGAGCCATTATTAGTATTTTCTACACTAATCTCTGTCCGATAAATTAGGGGGCTAATACACTACAGGATCGAGATGTGTCATGTGGTTGAAAAAGTAAATAAAAACTGGTTTTATTGTCTTATGGGAAATATAGAAAGGCAATTAGATTCAATCGAGAAGAGACTCAATAATATTCTAGTAATACTTGATAAAACAGCTACGGGTTCCGCACTTATAAACAAATTAATGATAGGAACCCTACTAACCCTCATTATTGGGTGGATTGCGATTATAACAACAATCTTTCTCGTGGATTAGGTTAAAACTTGCATATCCTATCACATCAAGCCTTAATGATCTGACGAACATAATTGGTGGTTGAAACCACTACCCCAATAAGCCAGTCCCTATGTTCATCTTTTGATGGTCTTTTCCTGTTGGTTGATGATTTAGGAGTATTAAATCTCCACTCTTTAGAACAAAATTCTCTATGGGTCTTTTGTGTTTCGAATTTGGCTTAGATTGTCTTTTTTTGATAACCAAATCTACTAAATCTACAACCAATTTTGGCTTATTTATTTTGATTTGATATTTTACTTCTACCGCTCTTATTAGACCTTTTTTTCTAGTCGCATCGTAACGAATGTTCTTAATGTCTTTGGCTTTAATAAATGTTTTAGTCTGCATATTTATAGCTCTGGCTATCTCTGAATCAGTAAAATTGGCTTCTTCAAATGAAGAATTGTGTTTTTTTACTCCCCATATTTTGATTCTGTCTCTACTTGGTATCACTTTTATTAATCCTTTGAAATCAAATTTTCTCTTTGCCTTTAGTAACCTTCTAGCTTGTTTTGCATTTTCTCCTTCATTATCAACAATAAAATAAATTAAAACTTGTTTTTCATGCATATACTCAATAAAACATTGCCAATTTGCAAGAGTAAATTCTCCATCTCCCTTAATTGACCTAAACTCGATTCCCAATAGGTTAGAATTATATTGATAATATTCAAACAGGTTTCTTATGGCTTTCCATTCTTCACCTTCCGTAAATATAATAGCTCTTGGTTTTGGATTTATACCCCATTCGTTGCATAGAAATTCCAACATTTGGTACGGATGGTTCTCTAGTATATCCTTTCCATATTTTCTTTCTTTCCATTTAGGTAATTTGGATATTTCATCTCTTGACGAGGTATCAAAGACATCATGAATATCCGAAATGCCCTTCATTGATAGGTTTTCTCCTATATCTTTCAAATACAGATAAAGTATTTGTGCCATTTCATAGAAATCCTGTGCAAGTAAAGCATTTCCTCTTAGTTGTTGTCTTTTATTATAGTTGATAAATGATAGGAGTAAGTACCATCTCTCTAGAGGATCAATATGTCTTAAAATGAGAGAAAATTCCGTTATCCATTTTTTGATTTCATCTGACTTAAAATTTAAGTCTTCTAATACCTGGAGAGGATTGAATTTCTTCTCTACAATAAACTGTTCTCTCCAATTTCTGATTGAAGATAACAAAATAGTTTCTTTTTTTACAAAGTAAGTACCGTGAATTGCCACGAATCCATGATAGTCTCGGCTTTCTCCCCAACGATTATCGCTTCTTACCTCCGGCAAATAGAAATCCTGGATTTTACAGAGAAGTACTAAGAGTCTATTAAATGTTTCAATTTGCCTTTTCAAAGTACCGGTATTTGAATCTATTAGTTGTTCCCAGTTTGTTATAAGATAGCTTCTTTGCTTTCCCTTCATTCTATATGCACTGAGTTTTACTGAGTCTGCTCTACATCTCTCAAGTATATATAGACTATAAACTTGGAATGAGGAATAGAAATCAATATTATTTTCGCTGTAGGTAGGTAGTAACAATCTTTTTTTCTTATAATAACTAAGTAACCAAAGAAAACTCTCTTCAGTGATTCCTATATGTTCAAATCTTTCTTTGCAATATTTAAAGAAATCTCCTGCACTAAGTAAGGGATTCTGAGAACTTTCAGGCAATTCATTTAATAATTGTAATTTTTCTATTTTTGTCATCTTTATATTATCATTGAAGTTAAAGTCTTATCTGATCCTGTTTTAATATCTCGATTATATATTTTGTACCCAAGGCAGATTAGGCTTCTTGTCTGGAATGACGTCCTTTATTCTTTCTAATTCCACTAACTTGTTTTCAATGGTTGGATGAGATAGAACAAATTCGGAGGGTGGAGATTGTAACTCTACTTCGAAATCATGTGACTTAATCCTTTCTATGCTTGGAAAGAAAAGGATAAGTATTAAAAATAAGATAAAGAATATATAGACTGTCCAATTTAATTCTGTGTTTAACTCTATATAAATCCATTTAGCTATAAGTGGATGAAGTAAAAACAATAAAATGACAACAACCAATAGAACCATAAACATAAGTCTTTTGTAGCCCTGATATAAAGGAGAGTACAACCACCAATGCCACCAAGGTGGTTTGATTTGGTAGTTCCAGATGTTACTGAGTAATTCTATTGCTGATTGTTTTACCGAAGATTCTATTTTAATGCATTCCTCTAGCTTGTGTTTAGCAGTAAAATAATCTTTACTCTTATTATAAAAATAACCCAAGAAATAAAGAACATGTGCTCTTAGGTCTTCCTTCATAAGTTTATTAGATAGCTTTTCAGCTTTTTCGAGTGTTCTAATAGCTGAACCAATGCTTTCTTGGTACTTATTATCTTCCTTTCCTAAATTAAACTCGGCCTTTAAATAATTGGCGTAAGCATTCCATATAAGATAAAAGGGATTACCCTCATCTAGTAAAATAGCCTTTTTAAGGGATTGGATGGCTAAATCATAATCACATTCCTCAATTTTTATTCTGCCCTGGATGTACCATGCTGGGGCATGGGATTGATTTAATTTTAGGGCTTCTTGAACTTTTTTAGTAGCATCATCTACATTTCCGATGTTGAAGAAGAGTTCAGCTAGGTTACTGTGAGCCCAAATAAAGTTTGGATTTAGTTGTATAGACTTCTGATAGGCTTTTTGTGCTTCTTTGTATCTTTCTAACCTATGATGAATAACCCCACAATTATTCCAGGCATCAGCATAACTTGGATTTATCGCTAAGGCTCTTTCAAAAGCTTCTAGTGCGTCTTGATATCTTTCGAGCCTTTCTAGTGCAACGCCTTTGTAATTCCAAGAGTTTGCATAGTTAGGATCAATCTCAATAGCTCTTTCGTGTGCATTTAATGAATTCTTATATTTGCCAAGATTGACGAAAACTAAGCCAAGACTATTCCAGGCTCCTGCAAATTTCGGATCCAAATGTAGGGCTTTTTCAATGGCATTTATGGCCTCATCATAATTCTCTAGCTTGGCAAGCACAATCCCTTTGCTATTCCAGGCATCGGAGTAATTCGGATTTATCTTTATGGCTTTATCAAAAGACTCTATGGCCTCCTCGTATCTTTCCAGCTTCTCAAGTGTAATCCCCTTGTTATTCCAGGCTTCGTAATGATCAGAGACTAACTCAATAGCTTTTTCATATGCCTCTTTTGCATCTTCGTATCTTTCAAGTCTAAAAAGAACATTACCTTTGTTATACCAGGCATTAGCATTCTCAGGGTCTATGTCTATAGTTTTGTTATATGATTTAAGTTCCTCATCATATTTTTCTAACACTGAAAGCGTAAAACCCTTATTGTTCCAAGCACTCACGAAGTCTGGTTTTAAATCTATGGCTTTGTCAAAAGCCTCATTAGCCTCTGGGTATTTTTTAAGATTTATAAGAGCCTGACCTTTGTTATAATAAACATCGGCTTCGTTTGGGTTTATTCGAATAGCTTCATCAAAAGCTTCTAAAGCCTCTTCGAATTTTTTAAGCTTATAAAGAGCAAATGCTTTGTTATTCCATGCTTTATGATTGTTAGGGTTTATCTCTAAGACTTTGTTGTATACTTCTAAAGCTTCTTCATATTTTTCAAGGTTAACGAGAATACCACCTTTGTTGTACAAAGCATTAGATTGCTTAGGATCAATCTCTAGTGCCTTTTTATATGATTTTAGTGCCTCCTCGTATTTCTCAAGTTTTTCAAAAGCAACGCCCTTATTAACCCAAGCATCAGCAAAATTTGGATTTATCTCTATTACTTTGTTAAAAGCCTCTATACTTTCCTCATATTTCTCAAGAAAAATAAGTGAACAGCCCTTGTTATACCAAGAGTCTAGAGATTGTGGATTAATCTTAATAGCTTTGTCAAAAGCCTCTATAGCATCTTGATATTGTCCGAGGTGTGCAAGGACAAGACCTTTATTATACAAGGCTTCAATGAAACCCGGATTTAATTCCGTAGCCTTTCCGAAGGCTTCCAGAGCTTTATCGTAATGTTTTTCATCAAAGAACTTTATGCCCTTATCAAGCCATTCTTCCGAGGTCATACTGATTCCTATCTTGCAAATTTCTGGCTTACTAACAATAAAATTAGAGTCTAGAATTACGGATTAAATTATCCGAATACCAGGAACCTCTCCTATACCTCTCCTCCCATCTGTTGTTTATAATACTCCTCGAACCATCTTCTCTTCACCATTTCATTCATCCTGGGTTCTGAGAGCTTTTTGTAGAGGTCTATTTTAGTATTAACGTACTCCAATAACAATGAGTCAAACACCTGCTCAAACTTGTACCTCATACCGTCCATAGTGTTCCTATCGTTCATGACTGATTTTAGCTCCTCGTTCTCCTCCATTTTTGTCCAGAGCCTTTCCATATCTACCTTGTCATCATCGGTTAGATTCGAGCCATGCACCTCATTAAGCTCTCTGATAATATTAGACAGGATATCTTTTGGTTCCTCCTTGTGGTGAGGTACTGTGCTAGTAATGCCTGGGATGAAAGCATTTTTCTTCTCAAGTAAAAGCTTCCCTGTATATGTCCTTTGAATTCGTAATGAGTCTAGGGCTACAGCATATTGAATTTCGGAAGGTAAACGTCCATCACGCTTCGGAAGCTTCCTGTTTAAAAGCTTGGCAAAATCATATAATTTCTGGAGTTCTACATCTTCAAAGCTGATTAACTGGGAGACAAAACTGTATAAACGGATATAGCTCTGTAAAGTTGCCCTGAAATCCTCCCTCTCATTTTCTTCCTTTTCGATGAATCTGGAGACAACCCTATCCAGAATTGGTTGCATCTTCTCCTTCGATTCATTCTCATCATAAAGCACCCTAGCCAAATCCTCTATATCATTTCCGGTATAGATATTGAACTGTTCAAGTTCGGACTGTTTATCATATAGCTTATTAGGGTCTGTTTCTTCTGCCAGGATAGTTGTTTCATAATAGGGTTGAAAGGCATTTTGGATGTCATCTGCCTCATTTACGAAGTCCAAAACAACAGTTTCCGTCTTTCCTTTCATGGTT
The sequence above is drawn from the Thermodesulfobacteriota bacterium genome and encodes:
- a CDS encoding Y-family DNA polymerase, which translates into the protein MMIFALVDCNNFYCSVERVFNPKLRKRPVVVLSNNDGCVVARSEEAKTLGIPMGAPAFLWEQTFKNNNVAVLSSNYSLYGDMSQRVMSILSQFTPDIQFYSIDEAFLNLSGFSNLNLTEYAKEIKSTVYRWTGIPISIGIGPTKTLSKIANKLAKKNPMCSGVFDITNHPRTDDFLASVNVEDIWGVGRQYAKLLNRNGVFTALDLKNAPENWVKKYMTIVGHRTQLELRGISCIELDDLNEPKKQIIRSRGFGRPVTSLNELRESISTHTTRATEKLREQRSVAFHISVFIETNRFKTDEPYYGNLAGCSLPEPSAYTPLLIKYALQCLDRIFREGYKYSRAGVMVTDIVPEDQIQLNLYEHPRDVERDKSLMRAVDRLNDKWGSNTIRYGSSGIEQEWRMRRAKLSPRYTTNWDEILVVKS
- the umuD gene encoding translesion error-prone DNA polymerase V autoproteolytic subunit, producing MTVTEMYRLKSEVKLNLPLFLVRPPAGFPSPADDYIEERIDLNKKLVKHPEATYLVRVMGNSMVEARIDDGDFLLVDRAIEAKTNDIILAVLNGDFTVKRLVKKADRWYLVSANPKYLPIEISSEADFEIWGKVTYIFHPAL
- a CDS encoding SOS response-associated peptidase, whose product is MCNRFTLSTDKDDLQSRYGFIFPNDILLQPRYNIAPSQNSPIIVSNQGQRELVMMRWGLIPVWAKDIKIGYKMTNARAETLAEKNTFKRPFRDRRCLVLADGFYEWTGDKKNRIPYRFVLKTREPFVFAGLWEKWKSPEGEEILSFTIITTRANELMEPIHNRMPVILHKKDEDVWLDPKFKDTDTLTEYLAPFPSDLMEAYQVSTLVNSPKNDSEECIKPV
- a CDS encoding tetratricopeptide repeat protein, with product MTSEEWLDKGIKFFDEKHYDKALEAFGKATELNPGFIEALYNKGLVLAHLGQYQDAIEAFDKAIKINPQSLDSWYNKGCSLIFLEKYEESIEAFNKVIEINPNFADAWVNKGVAFEKLEKYEEALKSYKKALEIDPKQSNALYNKGGILVNLEKYEEALEVYNKVLEINPNNHKAWNNKAFALYKLKKFEEALEAFDEAIRINPNEADVYYNKGQALINLKKYPEANEAFDKAIDLKPDFVSAWNNKGFTLSVLEKYDEELKSYNKTIDIDPENANAWYNKGNVLFRLERYEDAKEAYEKAIELVSDHYEAWNNKGITLEKLERYEEAIESFDKAIKINPNYSDAWNSKGIVLAKLENYDEAINAIEKALHLDPKFAGAWNSLGLVFVNLGKYKNSLNAHERAIEIDPNYANSWNYKGVALERLERYQDALEAFERALAINPSYADAWNNCGVIHHRLERYKEAQKAYQKSIQLNPNFIWAHSNLAELFFNIGNVDDATKKVQEALKLNQSHAPAWYIQGRIKIEECDYDLAIQSLKKAILLDEGNPFYLIWNAYANYLKAEFNLGKEDNKYQESIGSAIRTLEKAEKLSNKLMKEDLRAHVLYFLGYFYNKSKDYFTAKHKLEECIKIESSVKQSAIELLSNIWNYQIKPPWWHWWLYSPLYQGYKRLMFMVLLVVVILLFLLHPLIAKWIYIELNTELNWTVYIFFILFLILILFFPSIERIKSHDFEVELQSPPSEFVLSHPTIENKLVELERIKDVIPDKKPNLPWVQNI